A region of Labeo rohita strain BAU-BD-2019 chromosome 2, IGBB_LRoh.1.0, whole genome shotgun sequence DNA encodes the following proteins:
- the klf2b gene encoding Krueppel-like factor 2b has protein sequence MALPCLLPSISTFANQKEKLWEDRWKTEEDKPLSGSCHLLNVAQNMDTCRGRKDDEDLSNYLDLEFILANTTGPLEAGAEYVSHAEPCGMYSTGAYVPPEQCAAPPPPYSNSLMAELLRSDVDGAYDNGIQGRFVVNSFPRQDFVDIKVEPPMDGYGPVMGMVPQSCQKIKQEGNVSCMMSFEQPRLAVSPQATGNMTPPLSPDDSHLRQTAFPQAFHHSPPAYAQMQIPYTAPHQFGMFEDAMGMQPNMQRALLTPPSSPLDLMESKPKRGRRTWPRKRTATHTCTFAGCGKTYTKSSHLKAHHRTHTGEKPYHCNWEGCGWKFARSDELTRHFRKHTGHRPFQCHLCERAFSRSDHLALHMKRHL, from the exons ATGGCTTTACCTTGCCTTTTGCCTTCGATTTCAACGTTTGCAAACCAGAAGGAGAAACTTTGGGAGGAT AGGTGGAAAACCGAGGAGGACAAACCACTGAGCGGCAGCTGCCATCTGCTCAACGTGGCACAGAACATGGACACTTGTCGCGGCCGCAAGGATGACGAGGATCTGAGCAATTATTTGGACCTGGAGTTTATCCTGGCCAACACAACGGGACCTCTAGAGGCGGGAGCCGAGTACGTCTCGCACGCGGAGCCCTGCGGCATGTACTCGACGGGGGCGTACGTGCCTCCGGAGCAATGCGCCGCACCTCCTCCGCCGTACTCCAACAGCCTCATGGCTGAGCTTCTGAGATCCGACGTGGACGGCGCCTACGACAACGGCATTCAGGGAAGATTCGTCGTCAACTCGTTCCCCAGACAGGACTTTGTTGATATCAAAGTCGAGCCTCCGATGGACGGTTACGGGCCCGTGATGGGCATGGTGCCTCAGAGCTGCCAAAAAATCAAACAAGAGGGGAACGTTTCGTGCATGATGTCTTTCGAGCAGCCTAGACTCGCCGTTTCTCCTCAGGCGACCGGGAATATGACGCCTCCGTTGAGTCCGGATGACTCCCACCTGCGCCAGACCGCATTTCCGCAGGCTTTCCATCACTCGCCTCCGGCTTATGCGCAAATGCAGATCCCTTACACGGCTCCCCACCAGTTTGGCATGTTCGAGGACGCCATGGGCATGCAACCCAACATGCAACGGGCTCTTCTGACTCCTCCGTCCTCCCCCCTGGATCTAATGGAGTCCAAACCCAAGCGAGGACGACGCACCTGGCCGAGGAAGCGCACGGCGACGCACACCTGCACCTTCGCCGGCTGCGGGAAGACTTACACCAAGAGCTCGCATTTGAAGGCGCACCACAGAACCCACACTG GTGAGAAACCGTACCACTGCAACTGGGAGGGATGCGGATGGAAGTTCGCCCGTTCCGACGAGCTGACGCGTCATTTCCGCAAGCACACCGGCCACAGGCCGTTCCAGTGTCACCTGTGCGAACGCGCCTTCTCCCGCTCCGACCACCTGGCGCTGCATATGAAGAGACACCTGTGA